From Arachis stenosperma cultivar V10309 chromosome 2, arast.V10309.gnm1.PFL2, whole genome shotgun sequence, one genomic window encodes:
- the LOC130960668 gene encoding pectinesterase inhibitor 10-like isoform X3, translating into MPNTLQLMRIALTDQPMFRTTKRRNPLSDRTNTLNSSSSPLSINPIKPKPKSKPPSTYSKPRLNKPSSCASSTNASTNLQSTSSNPAVAPPPPSSPKTSSPPVTYGRRSAPNKRKDKGKALAFPDISTPILKLSDTSSPKTDGGKSANLPKAKALTSPLRKKQRTTSSEHTTSSEDTFKDSELQDYIEKQKAYFKMIDEFETMEEEVETDDEPHEVAKMRSKCN; encoded by the exons ATGCCCAACACTCTCCAGTTGATGCGAATAGCGCTTACAGATCAACCCATGTTCCGAACCACTAAACGCAGAAACCCTCTCTCTGATCGCACCAACACTCttaactcttcttcttctccactTTCCATAAACCCTATCAAACCCAAACCCAAATCCAAACCTCCTTCTACTTATTCCAAACCTCGCCTTAATAAACCTTCTTCATGCGCCTCTTCTACCAACGCTTCCACAAATCTCCAAAGCACTTCTTCGAACCCTGCCGTTGCTCCTCCTCCGCCTTCGTCGCCGAAAACCTCGTCTCCTCCCG TAACCTACGGCCGAAGAAGTGCTCCAAATAAAAGGAAGGATAAAGGGAAGGCTTTGGCATTTCCTGACATCAGCACACCCATTTTGAAGCTCTCTGATACAAG CAGCCCGAAAACTGATGGTGGTAAAAGTGCAAATCTACCTAAAGCCAAGGCATTGACAAGTCCTTTGAGAAAG AAGCAGCGCACCACATCATCAGAACATACCACATCATCAGAAGATACGTTCAAGGATTCCGAGCTGCAAGATTACATTGAAAAACAGAAAGCCTACTTCAAAATGATTGATGAATTTGAAACGATGGAAGAGGAAGTTGAAACAGATGATGAACCGCATGAAGTGGCAAAGATGCGATCCAAGTGTAACTAG
- the LOC130960668 gene encoding uncharacterized protein LOC130960668 isoform X4 — MPNTLQLMRIALTDQPMFRTTKRRNPLSDRTNTLNSSSSPLSINPIKPKPKSKPPSTYSKPRLNKPSSCASSTNASTNLQSTSSNPAVAPPPPSSPKTSSPPVTYGRRSAPNKRKDKGKALAFPDISTPILKLSDTSPKTDGGKSANLPKAKALTSPLRKKQRTTSSEHTTSSEDTFKDSELQDYIEKQKAYFKMIDEFETMEEEVETDDEPHEVAKMRSKCN; from the exons ATGCCCAACACTCTCCAGTTGATGCGAATAGCGCTTACAGATCAACCCATGTTCCGAACCACTAAACGCAGAAACCCTCTCTCTGATCGCACCAACACTCttaactcttcttcttctccactTTCCATAAACCCTATCAAACCCAAACCCAAATCCAAACCTCCTTCTACTTATTCCAAACCTCGCCTTAATAAACCTTCTTCATGCGCCTCTTCTACCAACGCTTCCACAAATCTCCAAAGCACTTCTTCGAACCCTGCCGTTGCTCCTCCTCCGCCTTCGTCGCCGAAAACCTCGTCTCCTCCCG TAACCTACGGCCGAAGAAGTGCTCCAAATAAAAGGAAGGATAAAGGGAAGGCTTTGGCATTTCCTGACATCAGCACACCCATTTTGAAGCTCTCTGATACAAG CCCGAAAACTGATGGTGGTAAAAGTGCAAATCTACCTAAAGCCAAGGCATTGACAAGTCCTTTGAGAAAG AAGCAGCGCACCACATCATCAGAACATACCACATCATCAGAAGATACGTTCAAGGATTCCGAGCTGCAAGATTACATTGAAAAACAGAAAGCCTACTTCAAAATGATTGATGAATTTGAAACGATGGAAGAGGAAGTTGAAACAGATGATGAACCGCATGAAGTGGCAAAGATGCGATCCAAGTGTAACTAG
- the LOC130960668 gene encoding uncharacterized protein LOC130960668 isoform X1: protein MPNTLQLMRIALTDQPMFRTTKRRNPLSDRTNTLNSSSSPLSINPIKPKPKSKPPSTYSKPRLNKPSSCASSTNASTNLQSTSSNPAVAPPPPSSPKTSSPPGNFVDLEDFEPISVTYGRRSAPNKRKDKGKALAFPDISTPILKLSDTSSPKTDGGKSANLPKAKALTSPLRKKQRTTSSEHTTSSEDTFKDSELQDYIEKQKAYFKMIDEFETMEEEVETDDEPHEVAKMRSKCN, encoded by the exons ATGCCCAACACTCTCCAGTTGATGCGAATAGCGCTTACAGATCAACCCATGTTCCGAACCACTAAACGCAGAAACCCTCTCTCTGATCGCACCAACACTCttaactcttcttcttctccactTTCCATAAACCCTATCAAACCCAAACCCAAATCCAAACCTCCTTCTACTTATTCCAAACCTCGCCTTAATAAACCTTCTTCATGCGCCTCTTCTACCAACGCTTCCACAAATCTCCAAAGCACTTCTTCGAACCCTGCCGTTGCTCCTCCTCCGCCTTCGTCGCCGAAAACCTCGTCTCCTCCCG GGAATTTTGTTGATCTTGaggattttgagcctatttcaGTAACCTACGGCCGAAGAAGTGCTCCAAATAAAAGGAAGGATAAAGGGAAGGCTTTGGCATTTCCTGACATCAGCACACCCATTTTGAAGCTCTCTGATACAAG CAGCCCGAAAACTGATGGTGGTAAAAGTGCAAATCTACCTAAAGCCAAGGCATTGACAAGTCCTTTGAGAAAG AAGCAGCGCACCACATCATCAGAACATACCACATCATCAGAAGATACGTTCAAGGATTCCGAGCTGCAAGATTACATTGAAAAACAGAAAGCCTACTTCAAAATGATTGATGAATTTGAAACGATGGAAGAGGAAGTTGAAACAGATGATGAACCGCATGAAGTGGCAAAGATGCGATCCAAGTGTAACTAG
- the LOC130960668 gene encoding pectinesterase inhibitor 10-like isoform X2, giving the protein MPNTLQLMRIALTDQPMFRTTKRRNPLSDRTNTLNSSSSPLSINPIKPKPKSKPPSTYSKPRLNKPSSCASSTNASTNLQSTSSNPAVAPPPPSSPKTSSPPGNFVDLEDFEPISVTYGRRSAPNKRKDKGKALAFPDISTPILKLSDTSPKTDGGKSANLPKAKALTSPLRKKQRTTSSEHTTSSEDTFKDSELQDYIEKQKAYFKMIDEFETMEEEVETDDEPHEVAKMRSKCN; this is encoded by the exons ATGCCCAACACTCTCCAGTTGATGCGAATAGCGCTTACAGATCAACCCATGTTCCGAACCACTAAACGCAGAAACCCTCTCTCTGATCGCACCAACACTCttaactcttcttcttctccactTTCCATAAACCCTATCAAACCCAAACCCAAATCCAAACCTCCTTCTACTTATTCCAAACCTCGCCTTAATAAACCTTCTTCATGCGCCTCTTCTACCAACGCTTCCACAAATCTCCAAAGCACTTCTTCGAACCCTGCCGTTGCTCCTCCTCCGCCTTCGTCGCCGAAAACCTCGTCTCCTCCCG GGAATTTTGTTGATCTTGaggattttgagcctatttcaGTAACCTACGGCCGAAGAAGTGCTCCAAATAAAAGGAAGGATAAAGGGAAGGCTTTGGCATTTCCTGACATCAGCACACCCATTTTGAAGCTCTCTGATACAAG CCCGAAAACTGATGGTGGTAAAAGTGCAAATCTACCTAAAGCCAAGGCATTGACAAGTCCTTTGAGAAAG AAGCAGCGCACCACATCATCAGAACATACCACATCATCAGAAGATACGTTCAAGGATTCCGAGCTGCAAGATTACATTGAAAAACAGAAAGCCTACTTCAAAATGATTGATGAATTTGAAACGATGGAAGAGGAAGTTGAAACAGATGATGAACCGCATGAAGTGGCAAAGATGCGATCCAAGTGTAACTAG